From a region of the Mercurialis annua linkage group LG1-X, ddMerAnnu1.2, whole genome shotgun sequence genome:
- the LOC130014999 gene encoding uncharacterized protein LOC130014999 yields the protein MENSEESEEDPEEDPEEDLEEESEEVSQEENFEEEELSDESVVEEYRSKHFWSNVRRYRNLREDGGLVNGQAQVVLNQVKSLISALRVISCVNRKEKS from the exons ATGGAGAACAGTGAGGAAAGTGAGGAAGATCCCGAGGAAGATCCAGAGGAGGATCTAGAGGAAGAATCTGAAGAAGTTTCTCAAGAGGAGAactttgaagaagaagagttatcagatgaGTCAGTCGTCGAGGAGTACCGAAGTAAACATTTCTGGTCCAATGTGCGGaggtaccgcaatttgagagaagatggaGGGCTAGTAAATGGCCAGGCACAAGTggttttgaatcag gtgaagtcactaatatcagcattaagagttataagttgtGTTAACAGAAAAGAGAAGAGTTAA